The following are from one region of the Pseudohongiella spirulinae genome:
- a CDS encoding M20/M25/M40 family metallo-hydrolase, whose product MKIGRLPVVMLLLFSAGAMAQQVTEDQAVAWLQSFVRIDTVNPPGNEYRAVEFYKAIFDAEGIEYQTAESAPGRGNIWARLPGGDEPGLILLQHTDVVPADREFWSFDPLSGDISDGYIYGRGTRDMKGLGIAQLVTFINLHRAGLPLNRDVIFLATADEEAGGEFGVGWLIDNHPEIFEGAGILLNEGGGGSRIEDDVTFGVEVTQKVPVWLRLEAVDVPGHGSAPRTSSAVTRIVRALNTMLENPFPPRVIAPVQEYFAGLSLNMGPTWQAAYADLNSAINDPDFLQRLHEQRPGHHALTRDTCSMTRFEASNKINVVPPTAWAEIDCRILPDKPAEQFVSELEALIADTGVSVEVIMAFTPAISTTNSRLFEAIRNVTAELHPGSRVLPSVSTGFTDSHFTRDLGIISYGFNPMITDDGEHTGVHGNDERVPEAVFRRGVSDFYAVVRNVVYD is encoded by the coding sequence ATGAAAATAGGAAGACTACCAGTTGTGATGTTGTTGCTGTTCAGCGCGGGTGCTATGGCCCAGCAAGTGACTGAAGACCAGGCGGTGGCATGGCTGCAGTCATTTGTCCGGATAGATACCGTCAATCCCCCTGGCAACGAATATCGGGCTGTGGAATTTTATAAGGCCATCTTTGATGCAGAGGGTATTGAATACCAGACCGCTGAAAGTGCACCTGGCCGGGGTAATATCTGGGCCCGACTGCCAGGTGGCGATGAGCCTGGCCTGATTTTGCTGCAGCATACGGACGTGGTGCCGGCTGATCGGGAATTCTGGTCATTTGATCCTCTGTCCGGCGATATCAGTGATGGATATATTTATGGACGAGGTACGCGGGATATGAAAGGGTTGGGCATTGCGCAACTGGTCACCTTTATAAACCTGCACCGTGCCGGCCTGCCGCTCAATCGGGACGTCATCTTTCTGGCTACAGCTGATGAAGAGGCTGGTGGGGAGTTCGGAGTCGGGTGGTTGATTGACAATCATCCAGAGATATTTGAGGGTGCCGGCATCCTGCTGAACGAAGGAGGCGGAGGCAGCCGGATTGAGGATGATGTCACTTTTGGTGTGGAGGTGACCCAGAAAGTGCCTGTCTGGCTGCGGCTTGAGGCCGTTGATGTGCCCGGCCATGGTTCAGCACCACGCACCAGCAGTGCTGTAACCCGGATTGTGCGGGCACTTAACACCATGCTGGAAAATCCCTTTCCGCCGCGTGTCATTGCACCGGTACAGGAGTACTTTGCGGGCCTGTCGCTGAACATGGGTCCAACCTGGCAAGCGGCATATGCTGATCTGAATTCCGCCATAAACGATCCGGACTTCCTGCAGCGTCTGCATGAACAAAGGCCTGGGCATCACGCATTGACGCGAGATACCTGTTCCATGACCCGTTTCGAGGCGTCCAATAAAATTAACGTGGTGCCGCCGACCGCCTGGGCAGAAATTGATTGCCGCATATTACCGGACAAACCGGCTGAGCAGTTTGTGAGCGAGCTTGAAGCGTTGATCGCTGATACTGGTGTGAGCGTGGAGGTCATCATGGCGTTTACGCCGGCTATCTCAACGACAAATTCCCGTCTATTTGAAGCGATTCGCAATGTGACTGCAGAGTTGCATCCGGGATCTCGCGTGCTGCCCTCGGTCAGTACTGGTTTTACGGATAGTCACTTTACCCGCGATCTGGGCATAATCAGTTATGGTTTTAACCCCATGATCACGGATGATGGCGAGCATACTGGTGTGCACGGTAACGACGAGCGCGTGCCGGAAGCGGTCTTCCGGCGCGGCGTCAGTGACTTTTATGCAGTTGTACGAAACGTGGTGTACGATTGA
- a CDS encoding M28 family metallopeptidase, which yields MNLIRTAVLLLLIYAMPVAVSSADDPRLHEIAASASAERLRQDITTLAGFGTRHTLSDTNSDTRGIGAARRWLKAEFERISADCGGCLEVIEVSDIVSGTARIPDSAEVVNIVAIQRGTRNPNRFVVMSGDIDSRVSDIMNSTDDAPGANDNASGLAGTLEAARILSQYEFPGSIIYTGLSGEEQGLNGGAILATYARDQNWHVQAVINNDMIGNIRGINGVIDNTTARVFSEGTRYVETEDEARLRRFQGGEVDSASRNLARYIDQMADLYIPNLDVMMIYRLDRFGRGGHHRPFNEAGFPAVRIMETNENYNWQHQDIRVENGIAYGDVLEHVDFDYAAKLTALNAVTLASMAWAPAPPRNVSISGQVSPHTTLSWDKVEGAAAYRVHWRLTTEPQWTHARTVGDVSEFTLQNVVIDNYFFGVSSISEDGIQSPVVFPGPAGAF from the coding sequence ATGAATCTGATTCGTACAGCCGTCCTTTTACTCCTGATATACGCCATGCCGGTTGCAGTGTCATCTGCGGACGACCCCCGACTTCACGAAATAGCCGCTTCAGCGTCAGCCGAAAGACTCAGGCAGGATATTACTACCCTGGCAGGTTTTGGAACCCGTCACACGCTGTCCGATACCAACTCTGATACGCGCGGTATAGGTGCTGCCAGACGCTGGTTAAAAGCGGAATTCGAGCGCATCTCCGCTGATTGTGGAGGCTGCCTGGAAGTAATCGAGGTAAGCGACATCGTATCAGGAACGGCGCGCATCCCGGATTCAGCCGAAGTAGTGAATATCGTCGCCATCCAGCGAGGCACCCGTAACCCCAACCGCTTTGTGGTAATGAGCGGTGACATTGACAGTCGTGTCAGTGACATCATGAACTCAACAGATGATGCCCCCGGCGCCAACGACAACGCTTCAGGTCTTGCCGGCACACTGGAGGCCGCGCGTATCCTGAGTCAATACGAGTTTCCCGGCTCCATTATTTATACCGGACTGTCAGGAGAGGAACAGGGGCTAAACGGCGGTGCCATACTGGCCACTTATGCCCGCGACCAGAACTGGCATGTACAGGCCGTCATTAATAACGACATGATCGGCAATATCCGCGGTATCAACGGCGTCATTGATAACACAACAGCCCGGGTATTTTCTGAAGGAACACGCTATGTGGAGACTGAAGATGAAGCTCGTCTGCGGCGTTTCCAGGGCGGCGAGGTCGATTCAGCCTCCCGTAATCTGGCCAGATATATTGATCAGATGGCTGACCTCTACATCCCTAACCTGGATGTCATGATGATCTATCGCCTTGATCGCTTTGGTCGCGGCGGGCATCATCGACCGTTTAACGAAGCCGGCTTTCCGGCCGTCCGCATTATGGAGACCAATGAGAATTACAACTGGCAACACCAGGATATTCGTGTTGAAAACGGCATTGCTTACGGTGATGTACTGGAACATGTCGATTTCGACTATGCGGCGAAACTGACGGCTCTGAATGCAGTCACGCTGGCATCAATGGCCTGGGCACCCGCCCCGCCCCGTAATGTCAGCATCAGTGGTCAGGTCAGTCCGCACACAACCTTAAGCTGGGACAAGGTGGAAGGTGCCGCTGCCTATCGCGTTCACTGGCGTCTGACGACCGAACCGCAATGGACACACGCCAGAACGGTCGGCGACGTATCGGAGTTCACCTTGCAGAACGTGGTGATTGACAACTATTTCTTCGGCGTTTCGAGTATTTCTGAAGACGGTATCCAGAGCCCGGTGGTATTTCCGGGCCCTGCCGGCGCATTCTGA
- a CDS encoding glucose 1-dehydrogenase produces MNNTTTNPDTKPVALVTGAAAGLGRATALAFAKEHCRLVIADVDETGLQQSEQLLKTTGCEVLAVCANTADPDDVTQLHNAIMQRFGQLDYACNNAGIEGLQAPTAETSLENFDRVIGVNLRGVFLCMQAQLRIMLPRKQGSIVNMASVAGLVGFAGLPAYCASKGGVVQLTRAAALEYAEQGIRINAVCPGAIKTAMIDRITHQDAEVEAQFAALHPMNRMGVPDEVASAVVWLSLPGASFVTGQALAVDGGMVAR; encoded by the coding sequence ATGAACAATACCACAACAAATCCGGATACCAAGCCTGTCGCACTGGTAACAGGCGCCGCAGCGGGGCTGGGGAGAGCAACAGCGTTGGCCTTCGCAAAAGAACATTGTCGTCTCGTGATCGCAGATGTAGATGAAACCGGTTTGCAGCAAAGTGAGCAGCTATTAAAAACCACTGGTTGTGAGGTGCTGGCAGTGTGCGCCAATACCGCGGATCCGGACGACGTCACGCAATTGCACAATGCGATCATGCAACGCTTCGGGCAACTGGACTACGCCTGCAACAATGCTGGAATTGAGGGGCTGCAGGCTCCAACTGCGGAAACAAGTCTGGAAAATTTCGATAGGGTTATCGGGGTAAACCTGCGCGGTGTATTTCTGTGTATGCAGGCGCAACTTCGGATCATGCTGCCCCGCAAGCAGGGTTCAATCGTCAATATGGCGTCTGTTGCCGGGCTGGTTGGTTTCGCTGGCCTGCCAGCCTATTGTGCCTCCAAAGGTGGTGTAGTCCAGCTGACAAGAGCCGCTGCCCTGGAATACGCTGAGCAGGGAATTCGCATCAACGCTGTCTGCCCCGGCGCCATAAAAACCGCTATGATAGATCGCATCACTCACCAAGATGCAGAGGTTGAGGCACAGTTCGCCGCACTGCATCCGATGAATCGCATGGGCGTGCCTGACGAAGTCGCCTCTGCCGTCGTCTGGTTGTCTCTACCCGGTGCTTCTTTTGTCACAGGTCAGGCACTGGCCGTAGACGGCGGTATGGTCGCCCGATAA
- a CDS encoding TonB-dependent receptor, translating into MPYKKSPLAIMICLATSASFAQFSAAQDSTVQHADHDTEAHHYSEIEEIIVRALPMSRTRMESAQPVDVLAGELLDDRRGMTLGETLQSQPGVQSSFYGAGAGRPVIRGLGGPRVRVLQDGLSTADTSTQSDDHAVSADPLLIDQIEILRGPATLLYGSAASAGVVNLIDGRIPESLPDEPVSGRFELRGDSIAEERSGVLRLDGARGQLAWHLDGSWRDADDYRIPGIARLEDHDDHDDDHDDHDDHDDHDDHDDHEEMTPGGRVANSFVESRSGTGGFSWIGERGFIGASLGTFSSEYGIPAPHAHFDDDHDDDHDDHDDHDDHDDHDDHDDHDDEFAYIDMLQRNWDIKAGLDNPFRGVERLNFRYGLSDYEHTEIELSGHDDHDGHDDHDDHDDHDGHDHGGTVFDVKTWQARLLLETSPWAGWQGAVGLQAERENFQAEGAEAFVADSLTRTYGLFVLQERRFDNFTLSLGARYENSRVSNLETAIHHADDDHDDDHDHDHDHDHDHELERPFADIQHHKFNSVSVSIGGIYEFNDNWQMSVNFARSQRAPAAVELLAEGPHLATFTYEVGNGGLNKEVSKAWDVTLHRHSTQFDFEVTLFRKDIQDFIYLADSGREIGGFPVRLTRQNDAEFSGVEVQGVWQLFTNDLGHFELRTAYDQVNARLSDGSRLPRVSPARFSGGLDWHRDAWRASLEATRVMKQDKVPVMDEPVAGYTMINAKLARQFELGDAQFEAFIQGRNLGDSEARVATSYLKNYAPLPGRNLVMGIRGRF; encoded by the coding sequence ATGCCCTATAAAAAATCACCACTCGCCATTATGATCTGCCTTGCCACTAGCGCGTCTTTCGCGCAATTCAGTGCGGCACAAGACAGTACCGTCCAACACGCTGACCACGATACAGAAGCTCATCACTACAGTGAAATCGAAGAGATCATCGTACGCGCGTTACCAATGAGCCGCACGCGTATGGAGTCTGCGCAACCTGTCGATGTATTGGCTGGTGAGCTGCTGGATGATCGGCGAGGAATGACGCTGGGTGAAACATTGCAGTCACAGCCAGGTGTACAGTCGAGTTTTTACGGCGCGGGAGCTGGCAGGCCTGTTATACGTGGTCTGGGGGGTCCCAGGGTCAGGGTACTGCAGGATGGTCTTTCTACAGCCGATACCTCAACGCAAAGCGATGACCATGCTGTCAGTGCCGATCCGCTACTGATCGATCAGATTGAAATCCTGCGTGGACCGGCGACGCTTCTGTACGGCTCCGCTGCGTCCGCGGGAGTAGTCAACCTGATAGACGGCCGTATTCCCGAGAGTCTGCCGGATGAACCTGTGAGCGGGCGCTTCGAACTGCGGGGCGACAGCATTGCTGAAGAGCGAAGTGGTGTGTTGAGATTGGACGGGGCGCGGGGCCAACTTGCGTGGCACCTGGATGGTTCCTGGCGTGATGCGGATGACTACCGTATACCGGGCATAGCCAGGCTGGAAGACCACGATGATCATGATGACGACCATGACGACCATGACGACCATGACGACCATGACGATCACGATGATCATGAGGAAATGACACCTGGTGGTCGCGTCGCCAACAGTTTTGTTGAATCACGCTCGGGCACCGGCGGTTTCAGTTGGATCGGTGAACGCGGATTCATCGGTGCGTCTCTCGGTACCTTCAGTTCGGAGTACGGTATCCCGGCGCCTCACGCGCATTTTGACGATGATCATGACGACGATCACGACGATCACGACGATCACGACGATCACGACGATCACGACGACCACGACGATCACGACGATGAGTTCGCCTATATTGATATGCTGCAACGCAACTGGGATATCAAAGCTGGCCTTGATAACCCCTTCCGAGGCGTTGAGAGACTGAATTTCCGCTATGGTCTCAGCGATTACGAGCATACAGAGATTGAATTATCAGGCCACGACGACCACGACGGTCACGACGACCACGACGACCACGACGACCACGACGGTCATGATCATGGCGGCACCGTTTTTGACGTCAAGACCTGGCAGGCTCGGCTCTTGCTGGAAACTTCCCCGTGGGCCGGATGGCAGGGTGCAGTAGGGCTGCAGGCCGAGCGTGAAAATTTTCAGGCTGAAGGGGCCGAGGCGTTTGTAGCCGACAGCCTGACGCGAACCTACGGCCTTTTTGTGCTGCAGGAAAGACGCTTCGACAACTTTACTCTGAGCCTGGGCGCTCGCTACGAAAACAGTCGTGTTTCCAATCTGGAAACTGCGATACACCATGCTGACGACGATCATGACGATGACCATGACCATGACCATGACCATGACCATGATCATGAGCTGGAAAGGCCGTTTGCTGACATACAGCACCATAAATTCAATAGTGTCTCAGTCAGTATCGGGGGGATATACGAATTCAATGATAATTGGCAAATGTCTGTCAATTTTGCACGTTCGCAGCGCGCTCCTGCGGCTGTAGAATTGCTTGCTGAAGGCCCGCATCTGGCGACATTCACCTATGAAGTGGGGAATGGTGGCCTGAACAAGGAGGTCAGCAAGGCTTGGGACGTGACTTTGCACAGACATAGCACGCAATTTGATTTTGAGGTCACGCTGTTCCGAAAGGATATACAGGACTTCATTTACCTTGCCGATAGCGGGCGCGAGATTGGTGGTTTCCCGGTAAGGCTTACCAGGCAGAATGACGCGGAGTTCAGCGGCGTTGAAGTGCAGGGTGTCTGGCAGTTGTTTACGAATGACCTGGGGCACTTCGAGCTACGCACCGCCTATGACCAGGTTAATGCCAGATTGAGTGATGGGTCGCGTCTGCCGCGTGTTTCGCCAGCCCGTTTCAGCGGTGGTCTGGATTGGCATCGTGATGCCTGGCGAGCCAGCCTTGAGGCTACCCGCGTCATGAAACAGGATAAGGTGCCAGTGATGGACGAGCCGGTGGCGGGGTATACCATGATAAACGCAAAACTGGCGAGGCAGTTTGAGCTGGGTGATGCGCAGTTTGAAGCCTTTATTCAGGGGCGCAATCTGGGCGACAGTGAAGCAAGGGTGGCAACATCATACCTGAAGAACTATGCGCCGCTGCCCGGACGGAATCTTGTGATGGGTATTCGCGGCCGATTCTGA